CTTTCTCTCCCGCTCTTATGATCTCCCCGATGACACTACACAACAACAACTGCTCGAACTCATCGATACGCTAAACGAAGACGAAGCTATAGACGGCATTTTGGTACAGCTACCACTGCCTGATCATTTCCAGCAAGAACAAATCATTGAACGCATTCGCCCCGACAAAGACGTCGATGGTTTTCACCCCTACAATGTCGGGCGTTTAGCACAACGTCTTCCCTTGCTAAGACCCTGCACCCCAAAAGGCATCATGACCTTATTGGCTAGTACAGGCGAAGACCTTCATGGCAAACATGCCGTCATTGTTGGCGCATCGAATATCGTTGGCCGCCCCATGACACTGGAATTATTACTCGGCGGCGCCACCACGACGACATGCCATCGCTTTACCAAAGACCTACCTCACCATGTTAGCCAAGGTGATATTGTCGTTGCCGCTGTTGGCAAACCTGGCATTGTTCAAGGCGAGTGGATTAAAGACGGCGCGATAGTCATTGATGTCGGCATCAACCGCCAGGCTGA
The Gammaproteobacteria bacterium genome window above contains:
- the folD gene encoding bifunctional methylenetetrahydrofolate dehydrogenase/methenyltetrahydrofolate cyclohydrolase FolD; amino-acid sequence: MSAKIIDGKGIAADIRAAVKAGVDARTKQGLRAPGLAVVLLGENPASQIYVRNKRKACNEVGFLSRSYDLPDDTTQQQLLELIDTLNEDEAIDGILVQLPLPDHFQQEQIIERIRPDKDVDGFHPYNVGRLAQRLPLLRPCTPKGIMTLLASTGEDLHGKHAVIVGASNIVGRPMTLELLLGGATTTTCHRFTKDLPHHVSQGDIVVAAVGKPGIVQGEWIKDGAIVIDVGINRQADGTLAGDIGFAAAFDKASWITPVPGGVGPMTVATLLENTLYAAEELH